One window of the Triticum dicoccoides isolate Atlit2015 ecotype Zavitan chromosome 3B, WEW_v2.0, whole genome shotgun sequence genome contains the following:
- the LOC119277325 gene encoding F-box protein At2g41170-like isoform X2, which yields MLPLLLISTLPAFTLLLVAPASYKPWKLVRELGLVALLLARELLRHSASAAAGRKEQQGARMPPPPSRAKTPSPALAEDDADALPVLDLPELALERVLEELSPASLAAMACVCAGLRDRCSMDSLWARHVRRKWGRVLGAAARSEWEAELAARAAAATLPRPARRRGWADSLACAWPFSWIGRRWLKEDAAAARSAPAPPADTVAAWYRALECGDFWFPAQVYNREDGHVGFLLSCYDAHLRYDRRTDTFTARYPPHGRKPAKEEEGVQWCRVRAAPLSTPAQDLHASACLEDLRPGDHFEIQWRKNKDFPYGWWYGVVGHLEPCNANEHLCRCHEDDTIMLEFKHYAAGSRWRQTTVSRKDHREKGDETDGFYGGIRKLQTEDEISTWRRFWPVDVLS from the exons atgcttcCGCTCCTCCTTATATCCACGCTCCCGGCCTTCACGCTGCTCCTCGTCGCGCCCGCCTCCTACAAGCCCTGGAAGCTGGTGCGGGAGCTCGGCCTCGTCGCGCTGCTGCTGGCGCGGGAGCTGCTCCGGCACTCCGCGTCCGCCGCGGCGGGCAGGAAGGAGCAGCAGGGCGCCagaatgccgccgccgccgtccagggCCAAGACGCCGTCGCCCGCATTGGCGGAGGACGACGCGGACGCGCTCCCGGTGCTCGACCTGCCGGAGCTGGCGCTGGAGCGCGTGCTGGAGGAGCTGTCCCCGGCGTCGCTCGCCGCGATGGCGTGCGTCTGCGCGGGGCTCCGGGACCGCTGCTCCATGGACAGCCTGTGGGCGCGCCACGTCCGGCGCAAGTGGGGCCGCGTGCTCGGCGCCGCCGCGCGCAGTGAGTGGGAGGCGGAGCTGGCCGCCAGAGCGGCCGCCGCCACCCTCCCGCGCccggccaggcggcggggctgggcGGACTCGCTGGCGTGCGCGTGGCCCTTCTCCTGGATCGGCCGCCGTTGGCTCAaggaagacgccgccgccgcccgttctGCACCCGCGCCTCCGGCGGACACGGTGGCCGCGTGGTACCGCGCGCTCGAGTGTGGCGACTTCTGGTTCCCCGCCCAGGTGTACAACCGCGAG GACGGGCATGTCGGGTTCTTGCTCTCGTGCTACGACGCTCACCTCCGCTACGACCGGCGAACCGACACCTTCACCGCCAG GTACCCGCCCCACGGCCGgaagccggccaaggaggaggagggcgtgcaGTGGTGCAGGGTCCGCGCGGCGCCGCTGAGCACGCCGGCGCAGGACCTCCACGCCTCGGCCTGCCTGGAGGACCTCCGCCCCGGCGACCACTTCGAGATCCAGTGGCGGAAGAACAAGGATTTCCCCTACG GCTGGTGGTACGGCGTCGTGGGTCACCTCGAGCCGTGCAACGCGAACGAGCATCTCTGCCGCTGCCACGAAGACG ATACGATCATGCTGGAGTTCAAGCACTACGCGGCCGGGTCGAGGTGGAGGCAGACCACGGTGAGCAGGAAAGACCACCGGGAGAAAGGGGACGAGACGGACGGTTTCTACGGCGGCATCAGGAAGCTGCAGACCGAAGACGAGATCTCCACGTGGCGGCGATTCTGGCCGGTCGACGTGCTCAGCTGA
- the LOC119277325 gene encoding F-box protein At2g41170-like isoform X1, whose product MLPLLLISTLPAFTLLLVAPASYKPWKLVRELGLVALLLARELLRHSASAAAGRKEQQGARMPPPPSRAKTPSPALAEDDADALPVLDLPELALERVLEELSPASLAAMACVCAGLRDRCSMDSLWARHVRRKWGRVLGAAARSEWEAELAARAAAATLPRPARRRGWADSLACAWPFSWIGRRWLKEDAAAARSAPAPPADTVAAWYRALECGDFWFPAQVYNREQDGHVGFLLSCYDAHLRYDRRTDTFTARYPPHGRKPAKEEEGVQWCRVRAAPLSTPAQDLHASACLEDLRPGDHFEIQWRKNKDFPYGWWYGVVGHLEPCNANEHLCRCHEDDTIMLEFKHYAAGSRWRQTTVSRKDHREKGDETDGFYGGIRKLQTEDEISTWRRFWPVDVLS is encoded by the exons atgcttcCGCTCCTCCTTATATCCACGCTCCCGGCCTTCACGCTGCTCCTCGTCGCGCCCGCCTCCTACAAGCCCTGGAAGCTGGTGCGGGAGCTCGGCCTCGTCGCGCTGCTGCTGGCGCGGGAGCTGCTCCGGCACTCCGCGTCCGCCGCGGCGGGCAGGAAGGAGCAGCAGGGCGCCagaatgccgccgccgccgtccagggCCAAGACGCCGTCGCCCGCATTGGCGGAGGACGACGCGGACGCGCTCCCGGTGCTCGACCTGCCGGAGCTGGCGCTGGAGCGCGTGCTGGAGGAGCTGTCCCCGGCGTCGCTCGCCGCGATGGCGTGCGTCTGCGCGGGGCTCCGGGACCGCTGCTCCATGGACAGCCTGTGGGCGCGCCACGTCCGGCGCAAGTGGGGCCGCGTGCTCGGCGCCGCCGCGCGCAGTGAGTGGGAGGCGGAGCTGGCCGCCAGAGCGGCCGCCGCCACCCTCCCGCGCccggccaggcggcggggctgggcGGACTCGCTGGCGTGCGCGTGGCCCTTCTCCTGGATCGGCCGCCGTTGGCTCAaggaagacgccgccgccgcccgttctGCACCCGCGCCTCCGGCGGACACGGTGGCCGCGTGGTACCGCGCGCTCGAGTGTGGCGACTTCTGGTTCCCCGCCCAGGTGTACAACCGCGAG CAGGACGGGCATGTCGGGTTCTTGCTCTCGTGCTACGACGCTCACCTCCGCTACGACCGGCGAACCGACACCTTCACCGCCAG GTACCCGCCCCACGGCCGgaagccggccaaggaggaggagggcgtgcaGTGGTGCAGGGTCCGCGCGGCGCCGCTGAGCACGCCGGCGCAGGACCTCCACGCCTCGGCCTGCCTGGAGGACCTCCGCCCCGGCGACCACTTCGAGATCCAGTGGCGGAAGAACAAGGATTTCCCCTACG GCTGGTGGTACGGCGTCGTGGGTCACCTCGAGCCGTGCAACGCGAACGAGCATCTCTGCCGCTGCCACGAAGACG ATACGATCATGCTGGAGTTCAAGCACTACGCGGCCGGGTCGAGGTGGAGGCAGACCACGGTGAGCAGGAAAGACCACCGGGAGAAAGGGGACGAGACGGACGGTTTCTACGGCGGCATCAGGAAGCTGCAGACCGAAGACGAGATCTCCACGTGGCGGCGATTCTGGCCGGTCGACGTGCTCAGCTGA